Proteins encoded within one genomic window of Kibdelosporangium phytohabitans:
- a CDS encoding LysR family transcriptional regulator, translating to MEKVDRLTLQQLRYFLAVADTKHFTRAAEQAGVAQPSLSKQVQSLETELGTPLFSRVRGNVTLTPAGEALLPIARRILADVDTARHEVAELVGLRRGRLRVGATPSLCASVFADVLSRYHSAYPGIRLLVEEGGSRDLSRSLLRGDLDLALIIVPPEGPDPALTTRVVLREDLLVASAASLPALVNRPTIRLIDLRDRSMVMFRQGYDLRETTIQACRGVGYEPRMSVEGGEMDAVLRFVEAGLGVAIVPSMVLANRPALRGIPIAPPGLSRTVALAQRTDVPPTNAARAFSDVLMAYLRTL from the coding sequence ATGGAGAAGGTCGACCGGCTCACCTTGCAGCAGCTCAGGTACTTCCTGGCGGTGGCCGACACCAAGCACTTCACCAGGGCCGCGGAGCAGGCCGGTGTGGCGCAACCCTCACTGTCCAAGCAGGTGCAGAGCCTGGAAACCGAACTCGGCACGCCCCTGTTCAGCCGCGTGCGCGGCAACGTCACGCTGACCCCGGCAGGCGAGGCGCTGCTGCCGATCGCCCGCCGCATCCTCGCCGACGTGGACACAGCTCGTCACGAGGTCGCCGAACTGGTCGGCCTCCGCAGGGGACGGCTGCGCGTGGGGGCGACTCCGAGTCTGTGTGCTTCGGTCTTCGCTGACGTGCTGAGCCGATACCACTCGGCCTATCCGGGCATTCGGCTGCTGGTGGAGGAGGGCGGCTCGCGGGACTTGTCCCGGTCCTTGCTGCGCGGCGACCTGGATCTGGCGTTGATCATCGTCCCGCCGGAAGGGCCGGATCCGGCATTGACCACGCGGGTGGTCCTGCGCGAGGACCTGCTGGTGGCCTCCGCGGCCAGCCTGCCTGCTCTGGTCAACCGACCGACGATTCGGCTGATCGATCTGCGCGACCGTTCGATGGTGATGTTCCGCCAAGGCTATGACTTGCGTGAGACGACAATCCAGGCGTGTCGCGGGGTGGGCTATGAGCCGCGTATGTCCGTCGAGGGCGGGGAGATGGACGCCGTGCTCCGGTTCGTCGAAGCCGGTTTGGGGGTTGCCATCGTTCCCAGCATGGTTCTGGCCAACCGGCCCGCTTTGCGGGGCATCCCCATCGCTCCGCCCGGGTTGAGCCGCACGGTCGCTTTGGCTCAGCGGACGGACGTTCCCCCGACGAACGCGGCTCGGGCGTTCAGCGATGTGTTGATGGCGTACCTGAGAACGCTGTGA